In Acinetobacter sp. WCHAc010034, a genomic segment contains:
- a CDS encoding IS3 family transposase (programmed frameshift): MSKKQKTYTAEFKAEAIKAIEENQGNVSESARQLGISMQTLSNWNNKAKAGTLAGTKQYSPDLNALLEENKKLKQQLKTAEMEREFFKKGSSVLCQRKSVRYAYMKSQSHLFPIILMARLLRVSVSRFYDWLKRGMSKRSIQRNQQTILVKIAHEETKQSYGYVRLTKHLQAQGIKISTYAVRQIKKSNQLYCKRHKRFKRTTNSDHNRSIYDNLLKQQFSMTKPNLAWSSDITYIWTAEGWLYLAAVKDLYTKQVVGYSLNERMTAKLVCDALNMAIRNQKPAKDLIVHSDRGSQYCSNEYRNLLEKFDFQGSMSKKGDCFDNAPIESFWGILKNELVHHRNYKTREEAKADITKYIELFYNQRRIQKGLDFKTPNQMAEDFYRLAA; encoded by the exons ATGAGCAAGAAACAGAAGACTTACACCGCAGAATTTAAAGCTGAAGCCATAAAAGCCATTGAAGAGAACCAAGGTAATGTATCGGAATCCGCTAGACAACTTGGCATTTCAATGCAAACCCTTTCGAACTGGAATAACAAAGCAAAGGCTGGAACTTTAGCAGGCACAAAACAGTATTCGCCCGATCTAAACGCCTTACTCGAAGAAAATAAGAAGCTTAAACAACAGCTCAAAACAGCTGAAATGGAACGTGAATTTT TTAAAAAAGGCAGCAGCGTACTTTGCCAAAGAAAGTCAGTGAGGTACGCCTATATGAAATCGCAAAGCCACTTATTTCCGATTATTTTAATGGCTCGATTACTTCGTGTATCCGTTTCTCGCTTTTATGATTGGCTAAAGCGAGGCATGAGTAAAAGATCAATTCAGCGAAATCAGCAGACAATTTTGGTCAAAATAGCCCATGAAGAAACCAAACAAAGCTATGGCTATGTTCGATTAACCAAGCATTTACAAGCGCAAGGTATCAAAATAAGTACGTATGCTGTGCGCCAAATAAAAAAATCAAATCAGTTGTATTGTAAGCGCCATAAGCGTTTCAAAAGAACCACGAACAGTGATCACAACCGTTCTATTTATGACAATTTACTCAAGCAACAGTTTTCAATGACGAAGCCTAATCTTGCGTGGTCGAGTGACATTACCTACATTTGGACGGCTGAGGGCTGGTTGTACTTGGCAGCTGTCAAAGATCTTTACACGAAACAGGTTGTTGGCTATAGCTTAAATGAGCGCATGACAGCCAAGCTTGTTTGTGATGCATTGAATATGGCTATTCGCAATCAGAAACCTGCTAAAGATCTCATTGTACATTCAGATAGAGGCAGCCAATATTGCAGTAATGAATATCGAAACTTACTTGAGAAATTTGATTTTCAGGGTTCAATGAGCAAAAAAGGCGACTGCTTTGATAATGCACCGATAGAGAGTTTCTGGGGCATACTCAAAAATGAACTAGTCCATCATCGCAACTACAAAACAAGGGAAGAAGCCAAAGCGGATATTACAAAATATATAGAGTTATTTTATAATCAGCGAAGAATTCAAAAAGGCTTGGATTTTAAGACACCAAATCAAATGGCAGAAGACTTTTATCGGTTAGCTGCCTAG
- the glpK gene encoding glycerol kinase GlpK, with the protein MSYLLALDQGTTSSRAIIFNEHGQVQAAAQRETYIKTPHSGWVEQDAQEIWSSQIAVVQQALATARILAKDIKAIGLTNQRETTVVWDKRTGKPLAPAIIWQDRRAADWCNQLIQQGLHSSIHKKTGLRIDPYFSAGKLVWLLENTAGLRELALQGHAAFGTIDSWLIWNLTQGAEHVIEASNASRTMLMNLQAQQWDEELLKLFNIPPAMLPKIISSDSYVADTATGLLGANIPIAGILGDQQSALFGQSCFEAGTAKNTYGTGCFLLFNTGNQVQFSANELLSTLAWQAQEQTVYALEGSVFMAGAIVQWLRDGLGIIQKSSEVEKLACQVQHTDGVVLVPAFTGLGAPHWDSEARALLCGMSRGTNKAHIARAALESIAFQVSDVLTAMQSDISSPLKELRVDGGASSNDMLMQFQADILNVPVLRPKLLESTAWGAAAMAGLKSGVFSSLDEIAASWQLERAFEPKMNADQRGYHLDLWQSALKRAKSDL; encoded by the coding sequence ATGAGCTATTTATTGGCACTCGATCAGGGAACGACATCCAGCCGCGCAATTATTTTCAATGAACACGGACAGGTTCAGGCAGCGGCTCAGCGTGAAACCTATATCAAAACCCCGCATTCCGGCTGGGTGGAGCAGGATGCTCAGGAAATCTGGAGCTCGCAGATTGCCGTGGTGCAGCAGGCTTTGGCCACAGCGCGGATTCTCGCCAAAGACATCAAAGCGATTGGCCTGACCAACCAGCGGGAAACCACCGTGGTTTGGGACAAGCGCACGGGCAAGCCGCTGGCGCCGGCCATTATCTGGCAAGACCGCCGCGCCGCCGACTGGTGCAATCAGCTGATACAGCAGGGCCTGCACAGCAGCATCCATAAAAAAACCGGCCTGCGCATCGACCCTTATTTCAGCGCAGGCAAGCTGGTCTGGCTGCTGGAAAATACCGCAGGCCTGCGGGAACTGGCGCTGCAAGGCCATGCCGCATTCGGCACTATTGACAGCTGGCTGATCTGGAATCTGACCCAAGGCGCTGAGCACGTCATAGAGGCCAGCAATGCTTCCCGCACCATGCTGATGAACCTGCAGGCGCAGCAGTGGGATGAAGAGCTGCTGAAGCTGTTCAATATTCCGCCGGCGATGCTGCCCAAAATCATCAGTTCAGACAGCTATGTAGCGGATACGGCAACCGGCCTGCTGGGCGCGAATATCCCCATTGCCGGAATTTTAGGCGACCAGCAGTCTGCCCTGTTTGGCCAGTCCTGCTTCGAAGCCGGCACAGCCAAAAATACCTACGGCACCGGCTGCTTTCTGCTGTTCAACACAGGTAATCAGGTGCAGTTCAGCGCCAATGAGCTGCTGTCTACGCTGGCTTGGCAGGCGCAGGAGCAAACCGTTTACGCGCTTGAAGGCAGCGTATTTATGGCCGGCGCGATTGTGCAGTGGCTGCGCGACGGCCTTGGCATCATTCAAAAAAGCAGCGAAGTGGAAAAGCTGGCCTGCCAAGTCCAGCATACCGATGGCGTGGTTCTCGTTCCGGCATTTACCGGGCTTGGCGCGCCGCACTGGGACAGCGAAGCGCGCGCCCTGCTCTGCGGCATGTCGCGCGGAACCAATAAAGCGCATATTGCCCGGGCCGCGCTGGAATCCATCGCTTTTCAGGTTTCCGATGTCCTGACCGCCATGCAGTCCGATATTTCCAGTCCGCTGAAGGAATTGCGGGTTGACGGCGGCGCCAGCAGCAATGACATGCTGATGCAGTTCCAAGCCGACATTTTAAATGTGCCGGTGCTGCGCCCTAAGCTTTTGGAGTCTACCGCATGGGGCGCGGCCGCCATGGCCGGCCTCAAATCCGGGGTGTTTTCCAGCCTAGATGAAATCGCCGCCTCTTGGCAGCTGGAGCGCGCTTTTGAACCGAAGATGAATGCAGACCAGCGCGGCTATCATCTGGATCTGTGGCAGTCTGCGCTGAAGCGCGCCAAGTCTGATTTATAA
- a CDS encoding tyrosine-type recombinase/integrase, producing the protein MSLTDAECRKAQPKDKQYRLSDSHGLSLIITTKGQKYWNVRYTVHGQRQSESLGPYPELSLKKAREMAYELKYRHSKSILHEDIKPFFKEVAEDWFDNQKETWSPKHISNVRASLDELYIALGNKRINQIQAPEILQIIKKIEARGSLEVAKRTLSRCGMVMKYAIAHGYRYDNPAGDLVYALKNKRVKNLASLPASDMPEFLRKVRAYPSDAQTHHAIILIMLTGVRINELLQARWDEFDLQGRKWDIPEERMKNRLPHRVPLTDMMIDELQALRLTHNQDLLFPHRLNNKEPMRSESILAVIKRSGYAGRMTTHGFRSLFSTVVNESNLFNPDAIERQLAHVPQNRIRSAYNRAQYWGERVKIMEWYGEQVRTWMEF; encoded by the coding sequence ATGTCACTCACAGATGCAGAATGTAGAAAAGCCCAACCGAAAGACAAGCAATATCGTCTATCAGATTCGCATGGTTTATCGCTGATTATTACGACTAAAGGTCAGAAGTATTGGAATGTTCGCTATACCGTTCATGGGCAGCGTCAATCTGAGTCACTAGGACCATACCCAGAACTTAGTTTGAAAAAAGCAAGAGAAATGGCTTATGAACTTAAATATAGACATTCAAAGTCAATACTTCATGAGGATATAAAGCCTTTCTTTAAAGAAGTAGCTGAAGATTGGTTTGATAATCAGAAGGAAACGTGGTCGCCAAAACACATTAGTAATGTACGAGCCTCTTTAGATGAACTTTATATTGCTCTAGGCAATAAACGCATCAATCAAATTCAGGCGCCCGAAATATTGCAAATTATTAAAAAGATAGAGGCTAGAGGATCGCTTGAAGTGGCAAAACGGACTTTATCCCGCTGTGGTATGGTCATGAAGTACGCTATTGCACACGGCTATCGCTACGATAATCCTGCAGGCGATTTGGTCTATGCATTAAAAAATAAGCGTGTGAAAAATTTAGCATCATTACCTGCTTCAGATATGCCCGAATTTCTAAGAAAAGTTAGAGCTTATCCAAGTGATGCTCAGACACATCATGCCATCATTTTAATTATGCTGACTGGTGTCCGGATCAATGAGTTACTACAAGCACGTTGGGATGAATTTGATTTGCAAGGGCGTAAGTGGGATATCCCTGAAGAACGTATGAAGAATCGTCTTCCGCATCGTGTACCCTTAACAGACATGATGATCGATGAGCTTCAGGCACTACGCTTGACACATAACCAAGACTTGCTATTTCCACATCGTTTAAATAACAAAGAGCCTATGCGTAGTGAATCGATCTTAGCAGTGATTAAGCGGTCAGGCTATGCAGGTCGAATGACGACACATGGTTTTAGATCGCTATTCAGTACAGTCGTGAATGAATCAAATCTGTTTAATCCTGATGCTATTGAACGTCAGCTTGCCCATGTACCACAAAACCGTATTCGATCAGCTTATAACCGAGCTCAATACTGGGGTGAGCGTGTAAAAATCATGGAGTGGTATGGGGAGCAGGTGAGGACATGGATGGAATTTTAA
- a CDS encoding hydrolase or metal-binding protein yields MIKGLVITPPILGRISIGKVVEKNGKRLPEKDDQFTITSQIQSKDGWIKHPLDERLRARAQNQKLRSIPVRMIFNDPELNLRAEYNLFDRQTGRPVCIGNGETCQRLTNQGIEQHPCPSPDLCPLAQGGNCRPYGRLHVNLDESDELGTFIFRTTGFNSIRTLTARLNYYHAASNGLLSCLPLQLTLRGKSTTQSYRKPVYYVDLTLRDGVNLQQAIQTAKEIDQQSKASGFNQHALDQMARQGYGNARFEMNSEEGLDLVEELYTDEAVESEQIQPESKTKVKPKLHQADSFVQNLQQGLQQNVWAVN; encoded by the coding sequence ATGATTAAAGGTTTAGTAATCACACCGCCTATTTTAGGACGCATCAGTATTGGCAAGGTTGTTGAAAAGAACGGCAAGCGTCTGCCTGAAAAGGATGACCAGTTTACCATTACCAGCCAAATCCAAAGCAAAGACGGTTGGATCAAGCATCCATTGGATGAACGGCTGCGTGCCAGAGCACAGAACCAGAAACTCCGAAGCATTCCAGTCCGTATGATCTTCAATGATCCTGAGCTGAATCTGAGGGCGGAATACAACCTGTTTGACCGGCAAACTGGTCGGCCTGTTTGTATCGGCAATGGAGAAACCTGCCAGCGATTGACCAATCAAGGTATAGAGCAGCATCCATGTCCATCACCTGACCTTTGCCCATTGGCACAAGGTGGCAACTGCAGACCCTATGGACGTTTGCATGTCAATTTAGATGAGTCGGATGAACTGGGTACATTTATTTTCAGAACCACAGGCTTTAACAGCATACGAACGTTGACCGCACGGCTGAACTATTACCATGCCGCATCGAATGGCTTGCTGTCATGTCTACCGTTACAACTCACCCTTCGAGGTAAATCCACCACACAAAGCTATCGTAAGCCCGTGTATTACGTGGATCTAACTTTAAGGGATGGTGTCAACCTTCAACAAGCCATTCAAACAGCGAAAGAGATTGATCAACAAAGTAAAGCTTCAGGCTTTAATCAACATGCTTTAGATCAGATGGCACGGCAAGGTTATGGTAATGCGAGGTTTGAGATGAATTCAGAAGAAGGATTGGACTTGGTAGAGGAGTTGTATACGGATGAGGCTGTTGAGTCTGAGCAAATACAGCCTGAGTCGAAAACCAAGGTAAAGCCTAAGCTGCATCAGGCAGATAGCTTTGTACAGAATCTTCAGCAAGGCTTACAGCAGAATGTATGGGCTGTGAATTAG
- a CDS encoding helix-turn-helix transcriptional regulator has protein sequence MNAFTGQTFQMNQLISIKEVIKIIGVGRSTIYEMMDEFSPYYDPTFPKKVKITQNRIGWSAYEIHQWIESKLAERA, from the coding sequence ATGAATGCGTTCACAGGTCAAACCTTTCAGATGAATCAACTTATTAGTATTAAAGAAGTCATTAAAATTATAGGTGTAGGGAGATCGACTATTTACGAAATGATGGATGAGTTTTCACCGTATTACGATCCTACTTTTCCAAAGAAAGTTAAAATCACGCAAAACCGTATCGGCTGGTCAGCTTATGAAATTCATCAATGGATTGAAAGCAAGTTGGCGGAACGTGCATAA
- a CDS encoding DUF932 domain-containing protein — protein MAHQLEQMAYVGETPWHGLGNQLSQNQPIEVWAQQAGMDWRIESSNVSYMAQNERGQSIIMPYEEQRVLYRSDTHAPLSVVSQRFQEVQPREILEFYRDLTEQSGFELETAGVLKGGKKFWALAKTGQTSALKGKDVSNGYMLLATACDGTLATTAQFTSIRVVCNNTLAIALKGQNSNAGVVKVPHSTRFDADKVKQQLGISVRAWEEHMYEMKQLTQRKVTQQEAAAYFDAVFNNSSMSMADQEDNIIQFYRDVAAQAAQANAKEKSEPNAKSMNKTMQMFNGQGRGATLSSAKDTAYGLLCAITEFTDHERRAMSQDHRLDSAWFGAGAGLKQRGLEQALRMIA, from the coding sequence ATGGCACATCAACTTGAACAAATGGCGTATGTTGGCGAAACCCCTTGGCATGGACTAGGTAATCAACTCAGCCAAAACCAGCCGATCGAAGTCTGGGCACAGCAGGCCGGTATGGACTGGCGCATTGAATCCTCCAATGTCAGTTACATGGCGCAGAATGAACGCGGGCAAAGCATCATCATGCCTTATGAAGAGCAACGGGTGCTGTACCGCTCTGATACCCATGCTCCGCTGTCTGTGGTTAGTCAGCGCTTTCAGGAAGTCCAGCCCCGTGAAATTCTGGAATTCTACCGTGACCTGACGGAGCAATCTGGCTTTGAACTGGAAACAGCAGGGGTACTGAAAGGCGGCAAGAAGTTCTGGGCCTTAGCTAAAACTGGACAGACCTCTGCCTTAAAAGGCAAGGATGTCAGCAATGGCTATATGCTGCTGGCAACGGCTTGTGACGGTACCTTGGCGACCACGGCGCAATTTACCTCCATCCGTGTGGTGTGCAACAACACTTTAGCGATTGCCCTGAAAGGACAGAACAGCAATGCCGGTGTGGTCAAAGTCCCGCACAGCACCCGCTTTGATGCAGATAAGGTCAAGCAGCAGTTGGGCATCTCTGTGCGTGCATGGGAGGAGCACATGTATGAAATGAAACAGCTGACTCAGCGTAAAGTGACCCAGCAGGAAGCTGCCGCCTATTTCGATGCGGTGTTTAACAACAGCAGCATGAGCATGGCAGATCAGGAGGACAATATCATTCAGTTCTACCGTGATGTGGCGGCTCAGGCCGCGCAAGCCAATGCAAAGGAAAAGTCGGAACCGAATGCCAAATCCATGAATAAGACCATGCAGATGTTTAACGGTCAGGGGCGAGGAGCAACGCTGTCCTCTGCTAAAGACACGGCCTACGGTTTGCTGTGCGCGATTACCGAGTTCACAGACCATGAACGCCGCGCCATGAGTCAGGATCACCGTCTGGATTCAGCATGGTTCGGTGCAGGCGCTGGACTCAAGCAGCGCGGGCTGGAACAGGCCTTGCGCATGATTGCCTGA
- a CDS encoding YagK/YfjJ domain-containing protein, which produces MSITTLNTKLYSETEILFAVENFVINIHLAGFNHAQKQEFKELLELFDAIYNIDYCYGDYISAFILLKLYIDQIRFDPLVKQTDSYDFVLELNDEQLAFYEKMLKMLKGEIERDLHQFRLQEKDNTESLKEYVEQIFNHHTKVLMVRVDLGYLKDSKQQITVEQFYRHFEIMRNRLSNQDTFFSNLHGYSWAIEQGKERGYHVHLLLMYDGTKVQNGSYYAQRVGEKWQEITQGHGSYFNLHDKEYIHKLRMAGCDIGLGMVSRNNEGDWEKVVTVIEYLTDPAKDEQRLRVKCFRNMQTFGKGQFENSKRRGIKK; this is translated from the coding sequence ATGTCAATCACTACACTGAATACCAAGCTTTATTCTGAAACTGAAATCCTATTTGCAGTTGAAAACTTTGTTATTAACATCCATCTGGCTGGTTTCAATCACGCTCAAAAACAAGAGTTTAAAGAGCTGCTTGAGCTATTCGATGCCATTTACAATATCGACTATTGCTATGGTGACTATATCTCAGCCTTCATATTGTTGAAATTGTATATTGACCAAATCCGTTTTGATCCACTTGTAAAGCAAACTGATAGTTATGATTTCGTTTTAGAACTCAATGATGAGCAATTAGCATTTTATGAAAAGATGCTCAAGATGCTAAAGGGGGAAATTGAACGAGACCTACATCAGTTTAGGCTACAAGAAAAGGACAATACAGAAAGCTTGAAGGAATATGTTGAACAGATATTCAATCACCATACGAAGGTGCTTATGGTTCGTGTAGATTTAGGATATTTAAAGGATTCGAAACAGCAAATCACAGTAGAGCAATTCTATCGGCATTTTGAAATCATGCGTAATCGCCTATCTAACCAAGATACCTTCTTTAGTAATCTTCATGGATATTCATGGGCAATTGAACAAGGGAAGGAACGGGGTTATCACGTACACCTATTGCTTATGTATGATGGAACCAAAGTACAGAATGGTTCTTATTATGCGCAGCGAGTAGGGGAAAAATGGCAAGAGATTACCCAAGGGCATGGCAGCTATTTTAATCTGCATGACAAAGAGTATATTCATAAGTTACGCATGGCAGGCTGTGATATTGGATTGGGAATGGTGTCGAGAAACAATGAAGGTGATTGGGAAAAAGTGGTTACTGTAATTGAATATCTTACAGACCCCGCTAAGGACGAACAGCGTCTCAGAGTAAAATGTTTTAGGAACATGCAAACTTTTGGGAAAGGTCAGTTCGAGAATAGCAAGCGTAGAGGGATCAAAAAATAA
- a CDS encoding type I restriction-modification system subunit M gives MAIKKTELYSSLWASCDELRGGMDASQYKDYVLTMLFLKYISDKYSNDDFAIIEIPEDATFDKISELKGNKEIGDKLNIIIRKIAEANNLRGVIDVADFNDEDKLGKGKDMIDRLTKLIGLFEGLNLADNRADGDDLLGDAYEYLMRHFATESGKSKGQFYTPAEVSRVVAKVVGIKKETPKNATVYDPTCGSGSLLLKASDEAEKGLTIYGQEMDNATSALARMNMILHGDVGEGAKITQGNTLSSPEYKDEAGQLMTFDFAVANPPFSSKNWTNGLTPDNDEFDRFGWGVPPEKNGDFAFLLHILKSLKSKGKAAVILPHGVLFRGNAEARIRENLIKQGYIKGIIGLPANLFYGTGIPASIIVIDKAVAKPIQFNEDDEVIDGQSIFMIDASKGFIKDGNKNRLRHQDIHKIVDVFTKELVLEGYSRKVDIKFIVQNEYNLNIPRYIDSSEAEDLHDLSAHLKGGIPKCDIDALQNYWDVLPSIRASLFEKDREGYGRCLVAANEVKKTILEHAEFKTFAVESLKPFTEWFKRSAFKAIEKDQKPKDIMLRVSEDLLQSYEKVALLDKYDIYQIFMEYWDEVLQDDVSVITQDSWAGAKLIRNLTAEKDNKLKEVPDLVIGKIKYKAEVIPPHLIVAKYFATEQATLDANQAELDIATQQLESFIEEHTADEGLLLEALNDKDKVTLATVKARLKLAIDAEEKQVLKNVQKLFEAETALKKTVKELQEALDLKVFTKYPNLTENEVKDLVVQDKWFATLNSSIEAEIERVTQQLANRVKELNERYAEPLPQITQNVEALGLKVTEHLKAMGLEW, from the coding sequence ATGGCGATTAAAAAAACAGAACTCTATTCTTCTCTTTGGGCAAGTTGTGATGAACTGCGTGGTGGTATGGATGCGAGTCAATATAAAGACTATGTACTTACCATGCTGTTTTTAAAATACATTTCTGATAAATATAGCAATGATGACTTTGCCATTATTGAAATTCCTGAAGATGCAACTTTCGATAAAATCAGTGAGCTAAAAGGCAATAAAGAAATTGGTGATAAGCTCAATATCATCATCCGAAAAATTGCTGAAGCCAATAACCTGCGTGGCGTGATTGACGTTGCCGACTTTAATGACGAAGACAAGTTGGGTAAAGGCAAGGATATGATCGACCGATTGACCAAGTTAATCGGTCTTTTCGAAGGCTTAAACTTAGCTGATAATCGTGCAGACGGGGATGACTTACTTGGTGATGCGTATGAGTATTTGATGCGCCACTTTGCAACGGAGTCCGGTAAATCAAAAGGTCAATTCTATACTCCGGCGGAAGTGTCACGTGTTGTGGCAAAAGTTGTAGGAATTAAAAAAGAAACACCAAAAAATGCGACTGTTTATGACCCGACTTGTGGGTCTGGTTCTTTGCTGTTAAAAGCCTCGGATGAAGCCGAGAAAGGCTTAACCATCTACGGTCAAGAGATGGACAATGCGACCTCTGCATTGGCACGTATGAACATGATTCTGCATGGCGATGTCGGTGAAGGTGCCAAAATTACCCAAGGTAATACGCTTTCGTCCCCTGAATATAAAGATGAAGCAGGTCAGCTCATGACCTTTGATTTTGCTGTTGCCAACCCGCCATTCTCTAGTAAGAACTGGACCAATGGTTTAACACCAGATAATGATGAATTTGACCGTTTTGGGTGGGGTGTACCGCCTGAAAAAAATGGTGACTTTGCCTTTTTACTGCATATTTTAAAAAGTCTAAAAAGTAAAGGTAAAGCAGCAGTTATTTTGCCGCATGGTGTTTTATTCCGTGGCAATGCAGAAGCACGTATTCGTGAAAACCTGATTAAGCAAGGCTATATCAAAGGCATTATCGGTCTACCTGCAAACTTGTTCTATGGCACTGGTATTCCAGCATCGATTATTGTGATTGATAAAGCTGTGGCTAAGCCAATTCAGTTTAATGAAGATGATGAAGTGATCGATGGTCAAAGCATCTTTATGATTGATGCGAGTAAAGGCTTTATTAAAGATGGCAATAAAAACCGCTTACGCCATCAGGATATTCACAAAATTGTCGATGTCTTTACTAAAGAGCTAGTGCTTGAGGGCTATAGCCGTAAAGTTGATATCAAATTTATTGTTCAGAACGAATATAACTTAAATATTCCACGTTATATCGATTCAAGCGAAGCTGAAGATTTGCATGATCTAAGTGCACATTTAAAAGGTGGTATTCCAAAGTGTGATATTGATGCTCTGCAAAATTATTGGGACGTTTTACCAAGCATTCGTGCCAGCTTGTTTGAAAAAGACCGTGAAGGTTATGGTCGCTGTTTAGTCGCTGCCAATGAAGTGAAGAAAACTATTCTAGAGCATGCTGAATTTAAAACTTTTGCTGTTGAAAGTTTAAAGCCGTTTACAGAGTGGTTTAAGCGTAGTGCATTTAAGGCAATTGAGAAAGATCAAAAGCCAAAGGACATCATGCTGCGTGTCAGTGAAGACTTATTGCAAAGCTATGAAAAAGTTGCCTTGCTAGATAAGTATGATATTTATCAAATCTTTATGGAATATTGGGATGAAGTGTTGCAGGACGATGTATCTGTCATTACCCAAGACAGCTGGGCAGGTGCAAAGCTCATTCGCAATTTAACGGCTGAAAAGGACAATAAATTAAAAGAAGTTCCTGACTTAGTGATTGGGAAAATTAAGTATAAGGCTGAGGTGATTCCACCACATTTGATTGTGGCGAAGTATTTTGCCACTGAGCAAGCGACTTTAGATGCAAATCAAGCAGAGCTTGATATTGCAACACAACAGTTAGAAAGCTTTATTGAAGAGCATACTGCTGATGAAGGTTTATTGCTTGAAGCCCTAAATGATAAAGACAAAGTGACTTTGGCAACAGTTAAAGCTCGCTTAAAACTTGCGATTGATGCTGAAGAAAAGCAAGTGTTGAAAAATGTTCAAAAGTTATTTGAAGCTGAAACGGCTTTAAAGAAAACAGTAAAAGAGCTACAAGAAGCTTTGGATCTGAAAGTATTCACCAAGTACCCGAACTTAACTGAAAATGAAGTGAAAGATTTGGTGGTGCAAGATAAGTGGTTTGCTACGTTAAATAGCAGTATTGAAGCTGAGATTGAGCGTGTGACGCAACAATTAGCAAACCGTGTGAAAGAGCTTAATGAGCGTTATGCAGAACCATTACCGCAAATTACCCAAAATGTTGAAGCTTTAGGTTTAAAAGTGACTGAGCATTTAAAAGCAATGGGTTTGGAGTGGTAA
- a CDS encoding YqaJ viral recombinase family protein produces the protein MNSAIFVYQNQTQPQHRMPKLFMAKRFVDTRKLSQAEWLEVRRQGIGSSDCAAACGLNPYMSMLELWMIKTGRIKQSIEDESEGHAPLYWGKQLEPLVAEYYSMHTNRKVRRVNAVLQHPDPDKSFMLANLDYSVVGSEDVQVLECKTAGEYGAKLWRDGVPLYVLCQVQHQLAVTGKKAAHICVLICGHETRIFKVTRSESVIQHIVNAERYFWECVEKDTPPDADASASAAKALQQLYPEYVPLSTADLSGDEQANQQFEQLIQARNHIEKHQEQFDLLKHQLQAKMQQAERATFKAGSVTWKKAKDSISLDTKALLKSHPEYLSLFPQSKQGSRRFNIYTD, from the coding sequence ATGAACTCAGCAATATTCGTTTATCAAAACCAAACGCAGCCGCAACACCGTATGCCTAAGTTATTTATGGCAAAACGCTTTGTCGATACTCGAAAACTCAGTCAGGCCGAATGGCTGGAAGTACGGCGTCAGGGCATCGGCAGTAGTGACTGCGCTGCAGCCTGCGGCCTTAATCCCTATATGTCGATGCTGGAACTGTGGATGATCAAGACTGGACGGATCAAACAATCCATCGAAGATGAAAGTGAAGGCCATGCGCCTTTGTACTGGGGTAAGCAGCTAGAGCCTCTGGTTGCCGAATACTACAGCATGCATACCAACCGAAAAGTCCGCCGCGTGAATGCTGTACTTCAGCATCCTGATCCAGACAAGTCCTTCATGCTGGCGAACTTGGATTATTCAGTGGTAGGCAGTGAAGACGTTCAGGTGCTTGAATGTAAAACTGCAGGAGAATATGGCGCGAAACTTTGGCGAGATGGGGTGCCTTTATACGTACTCTGTCAGGTACAACACCAATTGGCTGTTACAGGTAAGAAAGCCGCACATATCTGCGTGCTGATCTGCGGGCATGAAACCCGTATTTTTAAAGTGACCCGAAGTGAATCTGTCATTCAGCATATCGTGAATGCAGAACGCTACTTCTGGGAGTGTGTGGAAAAGGATACACCGCCTGATGCAGATGCCAGTGCATCGGCAGCCAAAGCATTACAGCAGCTGTATCCCGAATATGTACCGCTGAGCACTGCGGATTTATCTGGGGATGAGCAAGCCAACCAGCAGTTTGAACAGCTGATTCAAGCGCGCAATCACATTGAAAAGCACCAAGAGCAGTTTGACTTGCTGAAGCACCAGCTGCAGGCCAAGATGCAGCAGGCTGAACGAGCGACCTTTAAAGCCGGTTCGGTGACATGGAAAAAGGCCAAAGACTCGATCAGCTTGGATACGAAGGCTTTGCTCAAATCACACCCTGAATATCTCAGCCTATTCCCGCAAAGCAAACAAGGTTCACGGCGCTTCAATATCTATACCGATTAG